GGATGTAGTTGTTGCTGATCTCGGTTCCCGGCTGGCTGCCCAGCGTGTAGATGGGGGCGGAGTCGCCGAGCACCTGCATCGTGTCGACGAGCTGGTTGTGACTGATGGTGTTGTTCTTCGCTGTGGTGGTCGGCACACCCGGTCGGATCGAGTTCGCCGAACCGTCGAAGTTCCACCATCCCCAACCGAGGGTGATGCCCGCCCACGGGGACTTCTCGACCCGGTTGTGCTGCACGGACAGGGAATCGACGAAGTATGCCGACACGGCGCTGGACCCCTGGAACAGCACTGCGCTGTCGTAGAGGTAGTTGTCCGTTATCGAGATGTTCTTGCAGACGCCCTCGACGTTTACCGGGTACTTCTCGTTGTTCGTCGAGGTGTAGTCCCCGATGTACACGTGCTGGGGGTGCCCCACGGTGATGGCGGATCCGGCTATGTCATTCGTGACGTTGCCGGTCAACTGCGAGTCCGTCACGTCGTTGACCATGTTGATTCCGTCGGCGCCGGAATGCTGCACCGTGTTGCGCCGGAGGACGATCCCGTCGGCGTTCTCGATGTGGATGATCCCCGGCGGCAGGTCGACGTTGCGGTAGGTGTACGCGTGGAAGTTCTTCTTCGCGTACACGGTCGAGCTGGAGTTGCCCTGCTGGCCCTGCCGGAAGACGGAGCCCGCGACATTGGTCAGGTTCCAGTCGGAGTGCTCGACCGTGAGCCCGGAGAACGTGATGTTCCGCGCGTGGTCGGTCGTGGACGTTCCGGCGATCTTGATGAGGGTGGACACGTTGTTCGGTGCGAAGACCTGCGCCGACGTCATGTCCTCGGAGCCGGACTTGTAGTAGTACAGCGTGTGGTTCGTCTTGTTGAAATAGAACTCGCCCGGCTGGTCCAGGAATTCGTACGCGTTCATGAAGGTGTGCGTGCCGCCGGCGGCGTTGAAGTTGCCGTTCGGCGGCCCCTGGGCGATGGCCGCACCCGGCTGCTGGAACAGGGCGACGCGATTGGCGCCGTCCGAACTCGTTGTGATCTGACGGACTCCCACGATGGCCGTGGTCCAGGTCGTTGCCGACTTGATCTCGACGTCGTCCTGGTTGGAGGCGACAGCGGGCAGATCGGAGAGGCTGTACTTGGCTCCGTCGCACTGCGATCCCGACTCCCAGGCCCAGGGAGCCTGGCCGGCCGTGATGCTGTAGTTGCCGTAGCACCCGGCCGAGTTGATCGATTTCGAGGCCATCTGGGCGCGCTTGCCGTTGATGTAGAGAGCGCGGAGCTTGTTGTCGCGGTCCAGCGGGGCCTTCCAGATGTTCCCGCTGTGCTGTGTCCAGCCGGTCACCTGAACGCCTCCGTTCAGCACCGGCTTCTCGCTCTGGTAGGCGGCGTACACGACATGGTGGCCGTTCGTTCCGGAGTCGGCCGGCGTGAAGGTGATGGTGCTGCTCACCGGGTAGTTGCCGCCGCGGAGATAGACGTTGATGTCTCCGGTCATGTTGCTGTTGACCGTGCGCACGACGTCCCGGGCGTGCTGCAGGGTCTTGAACGGCGCGGTGATCGTCCCGGCGTTGGCGTCGTTTCCGCCGGGGGCGACGTAGTAGGTCGCCTGGGTCGCGGCCGAAGCCGGGGTCGGTGTCGTGAGGGAGGTCAGCAGCGCGGTGGAGAGAGCCATCGCAAGCACCGCTGGCAACTTGCCGATGGTGGAGGTGACGGGCTTCATCGTCTGCCCCTCCTGCTGGTCCGGGCGGTCGGGAACGCGTTCACGGGGCGGCTCCAGGGTGTGTTGTCAGTGTGGTTGACGTGCATCTTCATCGGCCCGAGCCCTTGGGTGGCCCGAGGACTCAGGAGCGTCGGTGAGTGGCACAACCTCGCGTATGGGGGCGACAGAAGGCGGTCGCGGCGCCGGTGGTGAGCGCGTTGATCTTGTCCTCTGCGAGGTTGTGGAGCAGTTCGCTCAGGTGGCTGCCCGTGGTGGTCACCTTGTCGATCAGGGGCATCGGGGACCACCCCCGCGAGTGCCGCCATCGTGTGCCGCGGACCGTCCATCGGGTGCGGGGAGGTCAGCCGTCCCCTGAGTACCGCTGGTGATCACTACGTCGGACCTGATCAGCCCCTGGTGCAGGAGATCGTCCCAGAGCGCCCCGGGTACGGCGTTTCGCTGGAGCTCCGCATTCCGTGTCACTTGTGAGCGATCGCGCATGCCCAGCGTGACATTGACGGTGCTGGGGTGGGTGGCAGGGAAGGCGATGGCGGCGGCGGGAATGCTGGTGCCGTGTTCTTTGCAGACGTCTGCGATCGCCCGTGCACGGGCGACCAGTTCCGGTGGGGCGTCCTGGTAGTCGTACTTCATGCCTTCGTCGGGCCACTCACGAGAGAGCAGGCCGGAGTTGAAGACGCCGACTGCGACAACGCTCTTGCCCGAT
The sequence above is drawn from the Streptomyces sp. NBC_01465 genome and encodes:
- a CDS encoding right-handed parallel beta-helix repeat-containing protein, translated to MKPVTSTIGKLPAVLAMALSTALLTSLTTPTPASAATQATYYVAPGGNDANAGTITAPFKTLQHARDVVRTVNSNMTGDINVYLRGGNYPVSSTITFTPADSGTNGHHVVYAAYQSEKPVLNGGVQVTGWTQHSGNIWKAPLDRDNKLRALYINGKRAQMASKSINSAGCYGNYSITAGQAPWAWESGSQCDGAKYSLSDLPAVASNQDDVEIKSATTWTTAIVGVRQITTSSDGANRVALFQQPGAAIAQGPPNGNFNAAGGTHTFMNAYEFLDQPGEFYFNKTNHTLYYYKSGSEDMTSAQVFAPNNVSTLIKIAGTSTTDHARNITFSGLTVEHSDWNLTNVAGSVFRQGQQGNSSSTVYAKKNFHAYTYRNVDLPPGIIHIENADGIVLRRNTVQHSGADGINMVNDVTDSQLTGNVTNDIAGSAITVGHPQHVYIGDYTSTNNEKYPVNVEGVCKNISITDNYLYDSAVLFQGSSAVSAYFVDSLSVQHNRVEKSPWAGITLGWGWWNFDGSANSIRPGVPTTTAKNNTISHNQLVDTMQVLGDSAPIYTLGSQPGTEISNNYIQGVPAGHKYGLHPDEGSAYIKFHDNVLDVDPNVAYTINSGTWGRQHDLSITNTYGTVNKIADKNVPSSTIEDVHAYADNVWPSQAYSIAMNSGLESAYKDIVPWSHLSRQDYALPAGTFTDKGESSIPVRTIGDATRTLWLAPSGTTTFTVGPTMTKAAGTATTINVPPTVGDYRLYVVDAQGNASAASKSLVRRLWAYVDDKDAGLTYSSGWSNWNDSQDFKGSENYTARAGDYVQYSFTGQGIRYLGMKQPNMGKVDVYIDGALTQTGIDAYASTVTKQVPLFESTELATGPHTIKVVCAGTKNPASSNTVCALDAFASNPFSATNTISKVLNKNSGKVIDVSGGSTRLSRRTG